One window from the genome of Eucalyptus grandis isolate ANBG69807.140 chromosome 7, ASM1654582v1, whole genome shotgun sequence encodes:
- the LOC104453349 gene encoding protein CASPARIAN STRIP INTEGRITY FACTOR 2, which yields MRMGVVLLKIKISLLLILLLLPASLFTSCHAGRTFKSLDKLAKEVDASERADQEEAWKATTSSSAEKELAETNIIHERLLRANAKDYGRLDPAPAVARPQHKPVPN from the exons ATGAGAATGGGGGTCGTGCTTCTGAAGATCAAAATCAGTCTCCTCctaatcctcctcctcctcccagCTTCACTTTTCACATCGTGTCATGCAG GTCGAACCTTCAAGTCCCTGGATAAGTTGGCTAAGGAAGTGGATGCGAGTGAAAGGGCTGATCAAGAG GAAGCATGGAAAGcgacaacatcatcatcagcGGAAAAGGAGTTAGCAGAGACCAACATCATCCACGAAAGGCTCCTTAGAGCAAACGCCAAGGACTACGGAAGGCTCGATCCAGCACCGGCTGTTGCCAGGCCTCAGCACAAGCCCGTTCCCAACTGA